A single genomic interval of Deltaproteobacteria bacterium PRO3 harbors:
- a CDS encoding TlyA family RNA methyltransferase: MAPKKLRIDQLLVQLGLAPTRERAQALVLAGKVYVGERRVDKASQSFPNDAPVRVKGPDHPYVGRGGVKLEKAIEHFGIDPRGKVCLDVGASTGGFTDCLLQRGAVRVYTLDSGSHQLHERLRADPRVIVRENFNARFLKASDLPEAIQLVVADVSFISLKLLIPPLIEALPGPWDVLLLVKPQFEAGKGQVGKGGIVRDEALRLRIVQDLAGFAEGAGLELVGTVPAAIPGDKGNQEYFLAAKRLGQ, translated from the coding sequence ATCGCACCCAAAAAACTTCGCATCGACCAGCTCTTGGTCCAGCTCGGCCTCGCCCCCACCCGGGAGCGCGCCCAGGCCTTAGTCCTGGCGGGCAAGGTCTACGTGGGCGAGCGGCGGGTCGACAAGGCCTCGCAGAGCTTCCCCAATGACGCGCCGGTCCGCGTCAAAGGCCCCGACCACCCCTACGTCGGCCGCGGCGGGGTCAAGCTGGAGAAGGCCATCGAGCACTTCGGCATCGACCCCAGGGGAAAGGTTTGCCTGGACGTCGGGGCCTCCACCGGCGGATTCACCGACTGCCTGCTGCAGCGTGGGGCCGTCCGGGTCTACACCCTCGACAGCGGGAGCCATCAGCTCCACGAGCGGCTGCGCGCCGATCCCCGCGTGATCGTTCGGGAAAACTTCAACGCCCGCTTTCTGAAGGCCTCGGACCTGCCCGAGGCGATCCAGCTTGTGGTCGCGGACGTCTCCTTCATCTCGCTCAAGCTCCTGATTCCCCCGCTGATCGAGGCCCTCCCCGGGCCCTGGGACGTACTCCTCTTGGTGAAGCCCCAGTTCGAGGCGGGCAAGGGCCAAGTCGGCAAGGGCGGGATCGTCCGCGACGAGGCCTTGAGGCTGCGGATCGTCCAGGATCTGGCTGGATTTGCGGAAGGGGCTGGGTTAGAGCTGGTCGGCACGGTCCCGGCGGCCATCCCGGGAGACAAGGGAAATCAAGAATATTTCCTGGCCGCGAAAAGACTAGGGCAATAG